One part of the Cucurbita pepo subsp. pepo cultivar mu-cu-16 unplaced genomic scaffold, ASM280686v2 Cp4.1_scaffold000249, whole genome shotgun sequence genome encodes these proteins:
- the LOC111784627 gene encoding uncharacterized protein LOC111784627, which produces MLPLSQAPAGVEPATKFSLTTLPSLKFSNPNPFRRSKFIPRRNAAKPLIIALSKAEGAVDSTKQALSNSPSLPSSPSDQTVFVGDESVPLEGVIQFDKPDRSSRWRKWSHVALLAGGDVLALLLFSSIGRFSHGFPVFDFETLRTADPFIAGWFLSAYFLGGYGEDGRGLNGYSKAVFAASKSWALGIPLGLIIRAATSGHIPPYNFIGVTMGSTAVLLVGWRAIRYKVFPVDNGKKNDVYRRGNPFELFELLTSLVRRW; this is translated from the exons ATGCTGCCCTTGAGCCAGGCTCCGGCCGGTGTCGAACCGGCGACCAAGTTTTCCCTTACCACTCTTCCCTCTCTCAAATtctcaaaccctaatcctTTTCGACGCTCTAAATTTATTCCCAGAAGGAATGCTGCGAAGCCGCTTATCATAGCCCTCTCAAAAGCGGAAGGAGCCGTCGATTCGACGAAACAGGCTCTTTCCAACTCTCCAAGTCTGCCTTCTTCTCCCTCCGACCAGACGGTTTTCGTCGGCGATGAGAGTGTTCCGTTGGAAGGCGTCATTCAGTTTGATAAGCCCGATAGGTCTTCTCGATGGAGAAAATGGAG CCATGTGGCTCTGCTTGCTGGTGGAGATGTAttggctttgcttttgttcTCCTCAATAGGAAGATTTAGCCATGGTTTCCCTGTTTTTGATTTCGAGACTTTGCGCACGGCGGATCCTTTTATTGCTG GTTGGTTTCTGAGTGCTTACTTTCTCGGAGGTTATGGAGAGGATGGGCGTGGTTTAAATGGTTATTCCAAGGCTGTTTTTGCAGCTTCTAAATCATGGGCTTTGGGAATTCCT CTTGGTCTAATAATAAGAGCTGCAACGTCTGGCCATATTCCACCATATAATTTCATAGGGGTAACAATGGGAAGCACGGCTGTCTTGCTCGTTGGATGGAGAGCGATACGATATAAAGTTTTTCCAGTCGATAATGGGAAGAAGAATGATGTATATCGTCGTGGCAACCCATTTGAGCTATTTGAG TTGTTGACATCATTGGTGAGAAGATGGTGA